The DNA segment AATGTCTAACGGACACATGTCGACACTTGGTGGTGTTTGGTTCAGAGCGAAATACAAGGTTTGGTATTTACTGGTCATCATGAGAAGGAGGGAAGTTAGTCTCACTACCacagataaatgtgtgtttcatgagccacaaagataaaaaataagATTTACAAACCTGTGTGATGATTTGTGGGTAAAGGCCTGTGTGCACAGACAACCTGAAACCTGTGGACTGGGTCACATTCTTCACATTTTCTGATCCACAAATAgatgctgccttcaggtgctgGTGAAAAACCCAAGATGTCAGACTTTTCTGCATGGATTTTTACAGTCCAGACTGTGAGGATTTGGACAGTTACACATGTTTTGTTCTTCGGGTTCTCTGTACTTAGCTTCTCACATATGataatgtgcttttatttatcaTTGTCAACTGAATCTCTTTGGCTTTTGGACTGAGGGCCGGACagaacaagacatctgaagacgtcaccttggacattttttcactatttttggaCATACTGTTGAACTAAACAACTAACTGACTATTAGagaaaacaatgaactgataatgaaaataactgtagAATATTCTACAGACACATTTATGAAGCCAATTTACTCACATCTTGTTTTTACCTGTGGACCATGAAACACGCATTAGTCAGAGGTACTGagactctttctctctgtagctTTAGGAGCGTACAGTATGTTGTGATTTAAAGCACTACGTGGAAGACTGTGGTGTTTCACCGAACACTCTGAGACATGTGCAGAGGAGTCAGCATCTCCTCAAAGATGGCTCCCTTCACATTGGAGCCTCTCAGGTTTGCCTCCTGAAGGTCACATCCTGACAAGTCACAGTTCTGgagaaaaagattaaaagacCTGAGTGTGTAACAGAGCTTGGACCTGGGAGGATTTCAGGGAGTCCTAGGACCTTTCCAAATAAAGTCCTAGCACTCAAaccaatttatttatttatagagcccatttaaaaacaaatgttgaccTTATGGagaaatgtaaatacagttaaataaaatgcaaatcaaataaaaaaaaatctgatttgattTAGAGATATCTGCATGTGACAGATCAGTTCATGCTGAACTTTCTGGGTGCAGGATGGGGACAGGTTTGAAGATGTTTccattaacatgttttattcgTTTGTAGCTTCAtttgggttttgtgtgtgtgtgtgtgttctcacctcCAGGTCCGTGCCGGCGAGCGTAGCTCCTCTCAGATTGCAGTTCTTCAGTTTGGCATTTTTCAACGTGGCAACTCTCAGGTTGATCCCGGTCATCTGACTTCCCTCCATGTCCACACCCTTCAGGTTTGCCCCTGagaacatcaacacacacattcacatgtaaGTTCAATAGAAACGTAATGTAGCTGGGTTTATCTAAAGAACATGTGATGTGTGATTGGCTGCCTCACCTTCTAGATTGGCTTTGATCCCAGCAGGATCCTCAAAATTACAGCTTCTCAGTGTAGCTCCTTCAGCGTTGGTGCACAGCATCTTCACTCCCTGCAGATTGGcaccctgcaacacacacacacacacacagattcatcaGAGGTAGCAGTTCTACTATGTCAGTTTGTGTAGacagaaatgtaaacatgagGAAAAGGGCTAGTGTTGAAGCACGCTGATGAGGGGTGCtcagtgacagtttttaatcTTCCAGTGAAGCGATGACAAAGCCAACGCAACTCACATCGAGACACGCCATGGACAGGTCTGCTCTCTCCAGGTTTGCCCCGCTCAGGTTGGCGTGGGTCAGGTTGGTTCCTTTCAGATTGGCCATCTTAAAGTTGATGTAGCGCAGATCCAGGACGAGACAGATCTGCACCGGTAAAGTTCAGACCCTGCAGGACCACAGACATACAAAGAATCTAAGGGACTGTGCACATGGTTCACCTGGAGACTCAGGTTCATGTATGCAGCTAACAGTCGGCGGTCTACCTGACACCGCAGCTCCGCCTTGGTCGTCGTGGCCAACAGGAATCTGATGAACTCCTTACGGGTCAGAGGAGAGTGGTCGTCAGGGGGCTGAGAGGActgaacaggaaaaacacatggaGGTCAAACTGCTGGCACTGAATACACATTATATTCATAATCTAAATGTTTggttcacacactcacacacctttATGAGGGTCTCCAGCTGCTCAGCGAGCTGCTCGATGCCAAAGAAACGAGCCTCCTCCAGCACACCTGCAGCGGGAATAACGGAGGTTAGAAAACACGGTGATCGAGGACGTGGTAACACGTTTGGACACGTGTCTGTTTATACCCAGTGGATTGATGCCTTCGTTGATGATGAGCTGTCCATGCCTCAGATAATTCAGAATGGGTTCAAAGTAGTCTGGACTGCGATCTATCAGGTAGGCCCCCTGAGAGTCCTGCTTGTTCCCCCAGACATCTGAGTGAAATACAGaatgacagggacagagaggaaggaagtaAAATAAAGAGCTGAATCATTTCTCTTCAGCTGAAGACATAAAGAGTGTGACGTCACCTTTCTCTCTGAACATGTGGGCCAACATGCTCTCAGGCTCTTTACTGACCAGGGTGCTcctgaggaaacaaacataaacacgACATATTTACAGTTAGAGAAGGCAGCCATGTCCCGCTGACGTCCAGCTGTTTGcaggtttttatttaaacactGTCAGAATGGGACACATGCACAGCAGCCATATTTACCTCGTGGTGGTGAAGCAGCGTCCACCGACGTTGAGCGTCAGCCAATCAGTGTGAGTCTGACACTTGTCAGGATCTCTGAAGTCATCCTGAggatctgcacacacacaggtagagTCGCTGCAGGTAACtgacacacagtgaaactgatcaAAGATTTACACTGAGAAGTATCTGATGGTGATGCTCGTGTTTTCTGGAACATGCTAAACCTGAGTTATCATTAATGTAAACATAGCTGTTTAAACAGACTTTTAGTTGTTTCGATAGTTTTAATTCTTCTCTGATACTTTAACGGCATGAAACAGATAATACTAttagtatttttaaatgaatacttCTTCTTCTTACCCTCAAATGAatctccctctgaaatgtacaacacatcatcatctctgcaggaacagatacacacagtatTAGTTTATGACACCAAACCAGACTGAACTAACGATCACgatgctgcagtttgtctgATTTTACCTGATTAATGTGATGTCGTCTATCAGGCCGCCGTTCCCGTTATAAACACTAGAGGCTCTTATCCCCAGTTTGGAACTGGCCACGGACAGTAAATCCTCCATGGAGCCGTACACGGCCACCACCTGTATGATAACACCGataacacacagcagctcaCGGTACAGCCCCGAATATCAGACCTAATGTTTGACATTAGCTCGAAACACCGATGTGAAAACCAGCCATTTTGTTTAGCATGAACAGTCTGCGGAGGCTAACCAACACCTATTTCCCCCTTTTATCTTTCTCAGCTTACCTTTCCATTTGTGGAGGTTCCGTTGACAAACAATGTGACTCTTCTCATGGCGGAAAAAAATCTATTAGGCCGTCAAATGCAGCGAGTTTCATccaaaatacatgtttttttttagcaacaggcacttcttttccccttttctaTTTCCTGACTCCGCTCAAACGACCAGTGCAGCCGAATTAGCCAATCAGCGATTTAGATTAAAAGCAACAGCCAATCAGTAAAGGGAGGGGGCGGGACCTCCATATCTCCGTTAAGgatcagtaaataaatacatttttgtatttgttttatttttctccagtcACCTCAGTGAACACTTCGACCATAAAACTTAACAATAAACGTGATGTGTGAtgtaatatattatatataaattacAACAGAACAATACACACTCTtactggaaaacaaacacacatctgctgcTTTCTATCCAGATAATTGTAGTGAAAAGCAAAGTATAGTATCTCCCTCCAAATGTAGAGCAAGAGAGGGATAAAGTTGCAAAACAGACCGGAAGTTCACATGGTTGTATTTCAGTAAAGAGGTCGATGAATTTGTTTTACAAAGAGCTTTATTAAACAAATTACTCACCAAGACATAAAATAAGAGCTCCTTTCAACATATACAGAACACACATTGTGCAATTAAAGATCCAAAGCATGTTCATTTGGCAAAAGCAGAGGACACAATTTTCAAAGTAAATTAACACTTTCTAAACCTCTGATCCAGGAGCACCTTTGTTGTTTCTGACCCAAAGCAATTTGAAATTCTGTTTAAGAATATGAAGAGAtccaaagaaaaaataaatcttttgtttttgctgaacaCATCTGCAAATCAAACGACCACCTGTGGAGTCTGAACCAGAGGTTGACCAACTCTGCTTTAGCTTTGCCACAAACATTCACTCGATTAACCACACCCTGCTTCATCTGTGCAGTAACACTATGAAATGCTTTGAGTCTCTGTTCTACCATCTGTAGCACCCAGTTCTCCAGCCTGTACGCAGCTCTGATTCAGCAGGTCAGATTCAAACGATTTAAAAAAGGTATCAGAGCTTTACTCTCAGGTAGaaatacctgtgtgtgtgtgtgtgtcagttttaaAGTCAGTTACATCACTATCAGGGATGGAGGGTCATTGCACAGTAAGTCAGCTGATTGTCACCCGTTTATTTAACAATCAGTGCACTTAGAGCCCGGCCAAGGATTAAAATATCTTGAAGCAGTTGCTGGAAACAGTACGAGTAATACAGTGACTTTAGGCCCATTCAGACATGACATTACCTGCTCTTCTCTCCATTGAATATGAGGTTGTATCTCTTAGTGCTGGGCAATAAAACAATCACAATCATTCTAATTTTCCTGGATATAAATATAACCAATGGTAAATAAATGTTCAGAAATGAATCAACAGCTGCCAATCATGTTGCAGGAACAGAGGTCTGCATTTACAAGTTAGAATATTTAGATCAGATTTCATCATCAaccataaagaaaaaaaaatctcttcaaaTCTGCCTTTAAACTTGAAAGAATTTGACGTTTATCTTGATAATTATTGTTACCGActgatgggattttttttctgtgatagTTTTTTTGGCCACATCACCAAACCCTAGTGTCTCTACAAGTTAATAATGATATTTCCTTTCGTTCCATGGCTCTGCTGTCAcagtcactctctctgtctaaagTCTTTGTCCTGCACATGATGACATGAGCAAATCTACCTGTGAAATCAACTCTCTCCATCCCCATTATCAAACCAGGTGTGTTGCATTCAAGGTGTTACTTAACAGTTATTTCAGTGCATGTAAACACCGGGTCATTGCTGTTCACTCCTGAACTCACTGACTTACActtctttattttacttttacatgTTAAAAGATAAGGCAACACATCTCATTTTATAAACATCTCTAAGTGTCCCTGTGGCTGAGACTGAAATTTAAGGCTGAGATGAGCTGAGGGAATATCTACTTCAGGGTTAGTTCTACAGCAGTACTGAGATTTTTGGGCTGGAAATCCTTCACTGACAGTGTTCTGGTTATTTCCACATAAGGCAGATCAAACTACCCACACTACCCAAACCATTCTCCTCATCTACAGTAGCACTCACCTCAGTTCTGCGCTGTGTTTTATGCTAAAATATATTTGGTTTTGAATCATCATCTCTGGCTCCTTTTCTTTCGTTCTCTATCCAAATTAGTAAAACTACTCATTTCCactgtcctctgtgtcctcGTCTCTGCCTTCATTCTGCCCGTCTCCGTTTCTCTCCGGGTAGTTGAGGATCTGTCTGTTGGCCTGCATGatgtactgctgctgtttgaagtaCACCTTCAGCACTCCTTTGATCAATACAAATGCGATGCCGCCCTGTGGGGAAAGAGTGAGAACGAGTGGTGTCAGCTGTaatcaataaaaatcaaactgaagaaACTGAATGATTTCCAGTCCAAATAAAAGACTCTACAGAAGTTAAACACCCTCCAGTAGTCTGATGTTTGCAGCAGCCTGGATTCATTTTCAGGTGATTTAATGAAGGAagtcaaacatacagtacagcacatAAGGTATATTCACCAGGACTGTGCGCTGAAGATTAGAGGACACCCGTCGAAACAGCAGCCGTCCCACCAGACTGGCGATGGAGGGAAAGATGAGAGCGCCACACAGAGTCCTGGACACAGAGAGGTGATCTCCTGCACTCTGTCCATCAGCAGGGACTCGGGGCAGATAACGACTGTTACCTGGGGTAAAACAAAAAGTCTGGTTATGACAATTTGTCTAGCATCAGGTCAAAAGTCTATCCCAGTTAAACATGAATGTCCTGAAAAGCTGGGCATTAAAGTTTCCCATGAGCACTTAAACGCAACTGTGACTCAGAATCTCAAAACTCCAGGAACAAATGAAACCTGATCTACATGTGTTAGACATTTATCTGCACAGGAAGCTTTTCAAAAGCAAATGTCATTAGAGCTATGGACGAAGTTGGAAATACAAACTGACATTTATTCAACCTGGGATGTACTTATTTGTAAATCTGTTTTAGATTTCTGTTTGGGGGTCAGATGATGCATTTGTGAACACCACAAATTACTCACAAATCATCAAGCTCAATTctaaatcttgtttttatttgtagatCATTCCAACTAATGTAGTGTTCACTATGtggtgcagtatgtgtgtgtttgtgtacctgGTGGGAGCTGGCGTTTGTAGGCGTATCTCTGCCACAGCCTCACTATATAATCCTCCCAGCGGATCATCTTTCCCAGGACCAGGACCACGGGGATGGTGGGCAGACCCATCAGCAGGAACAGTGGGTCGGCTCGCTCCATCACATACAGCCCCTTCTTATGACCCACAACCTGCACATGCCAATAAAAGGAGGTGAGGATCCTACAGCCTGACACTCTCTGCCGTTCTATTCTTTCAGTGCAGTATATTGTTAACTCTGAGCACCTGCATGACAGTCACAGCTCCGTACGTGACCGCCGACCAGTACACCGTCCCGACCACCACCCCGACAGCAGCGAAGGGACTGGCCCGTGACAGAGCTTTGTCGACCTGCTGCAGGAAATACACCAACGGGCCTGAggagacaagagaaacagacacTTCAAGAATCAGACTGGACCAAATGTAGATTAATccaccgctgaaaatagtccccaactaatgcactatttcctcctgtttgactGATAAAAGCTTCACTTACCCATCTTGGGGAAGATAACATGGTATTCAGTGCCACACTGTGGACAGCTGACAGCTCCTCCATTGTTTCCTTTCTGCTTCTCGTCCAACCAGCGCTGCAGACATGACTGGTGGATCCACTTAGTGCAGCCTTTACACCTGCAAGGGCTCACCCACTCTGCACTGTGGTCATCTCTCTCAGTAGCAAAACACACCCAACAGTGTCTgaaccgcacacacacacacacacacaggcagacgGAAACACTTTTTACTAACCACCTATAAATTACTGAACATGTCAATCAAGTtaggaaacaaacacatataGTTCTAAGGTGTCTCATTCAGGTGATGTGATACACACTCCTGCCAGAGGTTTCACACTGGTCTGCAAACTGCAGTAACACACCAATGCATGATTTTTATACTTTTCAAACTTCTAGTCTTCAGACTTGACCCACACTGACTCAGGTGACATCACCTGAGGACATTTATCAGTCTTCACACAACTCCTCTGAAGATACTAAAGGCAtcaaaacctgaaaacacactgaggagTTTAACTTTAAGAATTATAATGCCTTCGTTCATTGAGTTCTGTTACTGAAGAACCGTAGCAGAATGAAATGATGCAGTGAGCCTGACATACTGCACACTCAGGAAGTGAGGTCTTACTTCTCAGGCTGCTCCTCAGCGAGGGCCATGATGGTGctgaacagactctgctctCTCAGATGTTCTCATGAACCCATCAGACCTGTGAAATCAACAGTTACACATTGACTGATTCACACAAACACGATTTTTGGCTGGAATACTAAATTAAAACTATTAATTATACAGAAGCACTCCTTTCAGAGTGTAATATTAACTTTACAGAAGCACTAGATATTAGGACTGTAATTTGTcatcagttttgtgtgtgttacttatTGTTGGTTTTATAGGCTTCTCATGTGTTTGGCTGTAAAATAAATTTAGTGgagtaaaaaacacaatatttcttTCTAAAATTAAGTACCATAAATTTGAATCTCAAAACTGTACTAAAGTTTCTTTGAAGCACTATTGACAATAAACTGAAACCAATAGTAAAAGTAAAGACTTGACTTCAGCTCCAGCTTCTAAAAATCAACACAACCGCTCACTTTCAGTCTGTGTATTTTAACTTAACTGACTTTAAGATGCTTCGTCACTTTAAACTAAAATCACCTGCTTTGACCTTAGAGAAAaagctagcaagctaacagGAGCTAGCTTAACTTTAGCTAAAGAGTTGTTTACTTTTACATCAAGCTAGTTAGTTAACGGCAACTAAGCTGGGTCAGCAGTATAACCGAAACCACAAGTCAGTTTACAAAGCAGCTGTATGACACTAATGTTACAATGGAACCAACCTGAAAAATGACGCTATATCCAGACGTATaatgtttttaacattatatatCCTAAAATGCTGTGTTGTCCTGAATCGGTTACAGCCGAAACAAGTCCCGCCCAGTGAGGGATTTATCAGCTTTCTGATTGGTCGGTGGCTGTGACGACACATGCTGCATCTACGGTACGTGGGAAACGTAGAACATTTGAGTTTCAAGTGTGAAAATACGATCCAGAATCAGTTTTATTGGCCAAGATGCGTTCTAGTGCCTGTCAGTGTACTTACACAGACTACCAATAACAATGTTTAGGAAAATACACACTGGAAGATTCACTGCTGTGACCCAAGTGGATGATCTGCATTCTTCTCGCACCACTGCGAGTGAAACAGCAGTCCCCTCCGGACTCCTAcagttcatttttaatttgacacCAGTCTGAAAACGATGCTCTGCTGCCCTCCTTTGTTGAAAATCTGTGTCCCCTCTGACCACAGCCAGCATCACCGCTGAGTGCATTATGATGGAGGCAGAAATGTTCTCTGTTGTGTCTGTAACCATACACATTAGTGGTgtcttcgtggagcacccacaatttcgttgtacttaactgtacagtgacaataaaagcctattctattctattctattctattctactccACACCTGTAAGTCACTGCAGCCACGTGAGAAGTGGTCAAGTTACTTTTTAAAGATCCTTatctctgcttttcattttctcattactGTTATTAGGGTAACACCTTACACTGTGGGATTATATGGTGAAACTAACGTTTTATAGATgttcataaaacaaacaaaaaaccctttGGTTAAATTATTTGACCACATATTTACTGATCAGGACTGCGGGGTTACATCTGGACATAAATCCATGTTTATTAACTGCAAACTCAATTAAAACTCTTCATTAATTATTCGTTGACATTTATATCCTTAGACTTCACGATTGAAACTATTTATTAATCacttattaacatttatgaTTACAGACTTGAGGACTAAAATCTTTTATTAATTAGTTATTAGCATTAATACCTGCAGACTTTATTCATCAATGATCTATAAACACAACTCTCATAGTCCAAGAAACTAgaatatgcatttttaaaaatatatatttcgttgattaattgataaataGTTAAAGGTGTTGAAATCGATTGTTAGTAGCAGCCCTGTTTGCACAGGTCTGACAAAGATGCTGCTCCTGCTCGTTGACAGCAACCGAGTACGCATGCCTGTTCTGATAAACGCTGTGATTGGTTATCGTTTGTGTCAGTCAAGGAGTTCGTCAACGTGACTGGTTGATGTGGTAGGAGGCGGGCCGGCCCTCAGCGGCAGCAGTACACACAGAGGAGCGGCGGAGTGCGGAGTGACGGGGCGTTATTTTTTACATGATTAAAACACTAAACGGGGACGAATACACGCACGGATCTATAGAAACATATCTTAAATACCCAGTCCGTCATGGAGTCCTATGACATTTTAGCTAACCAGCCGGTTGTGATTGATAATGTAAGTATGATGTCATTCATCCACACCCAAACCGAGGCCGCTGGCGGGGACCGTTGGCTAGCTGCTGTTAGCTGCGTTAACTATTGTGTTATAGCTAAAACATCGGTGACCGACCCCGGTCGCCCTAATTGAATCTGCATTAGGTACCTGCACTGCTTTATAGGGAAGGTCCCAGACAAAATGCTACCGGCTCCAGTTGCGAGTCATCGTAGCGGCGTCTCTTGACGTGTCCAGCCCCAAGCAGGCGGTGGCTAAACCGGCTAGCTAGTCTTCGGTCTGTCTGATCCTGAGCGTTAGCTGCAGCTGGATCATCACAGATCTCCACTGTATTAATGCTGATATGCTTAGCATAGCATGTTGAGCTGTCAACAAGGGTGTGAGAGTCATGCTGAGCTATTAGTCCTACAGGATACAGACTGTCTACGACTGTGTATGTAGCTAGTAATAAACAGTAGCTTTGCAATGCTTTACAGGACGTGCAGGTTCAAAAACAAAGCGCCCCCAAGTCTGttatttttcctgttgttcCCATTCTGCCTGTCTGTGAATGCTGCATTAGCGCTGCTCCTTACAGTTGGTGTTAGGGCTCAGGTCAGGTTGTAGCTGGATGAAGTTGGGGTTTGAAGAAGCACAAATTAATGCATCAGAAACACTGACTGCTAGGATTGTGTGCCATCCTTACTGGACAAAGTAGCTgttgagagagaggggatgtaGGGCACAGCGTTTTCTTCTAGCTGCTAGGCGGTGTCAGagcatgagtgtgtgactgTTGGTGGCCTCTGGCTGTGTCTTAtgacctccctctctctcagacacaccACAGATTAAAGCTTTGCAGCTCTTAGTTCAACCTTAACCCTGTGAATGTcatatctctcttttcttcaggGTTCGGGGGTTATCAAGGCTGGTTTTGCAGGTGACCAGATCCCCAAATACTGCTTCCCGAACTAGTAAGTGTCCTCTTCCCACAGAACTCACATCACAAGGCTCTTATGTAATGTAAAGCTATAGGAGTTATTCGGCATTTCTGCTTGAAACAATCCACTCgacaataaaaacagagcaggaaacacacTGTCAAACTACAGAATAATagtctgtatttctgtgtgtgtgatacagtgTGGGGCGTCCAAAGCATGTGCGCGTGATGGCA comes from the Lates calcarifer isolate ASB-BC8 linkage group LG9, TLL_Latcal_v3, whole genome shotgun sequence genome and includes:
- the marchf5l gene encoding E3 ubiquitin-protein ligase MARCHF5, with product MALAEEQPEKHCWVCFATERDDHSAEWVSPCRCKGCTKWIHQSCLQRWLDEKQKGNNGGAVSCPQCGTEYHVIFPKMGPLVYFLQQVDKALSRASPFAAVGVVVGTVYWSAVTYGAVTVMQVVGHKKGLYVMERADPLFLLMGLPTIPVVLVLGKMIRWEDYIVRLWQRYAYKRQLPPGNSRYLPRVPADGQSAGDHLSVSRTLCGALIFPSIASLVGRLLFRRVSSNLQRTVLGGIAFVLIKGVLKVYFKQQQYIMQANRQILNYPERNGDGQNEGRDEDTEDSGNE
- the kctd9b gene encoding LOW QUALITY PROTEIN: BTB/POZ domain-containing protein KCTD9b (The sequence of the model RefSeq protein was modified relative to this genomic sequence to represent the inferred CDS: deleted 1 base in 1 codon); this encodes MRRVTLFVNGTSTNGKVVAVYGSMEDLLSVASSKLGIRASSVYNGNGGLIDDITLIRDDDVLYISEGDSFEDPQDDFRDPDKCQTHTDWLTLNVGGRCFTTTRSTLVSKEPESMLAHMFREKDVWGNKQDSQGAYLIDRSPDYFEPILNYLRHGQLIINEGINPLGVLEEARFFGIEQLAEQLETLIKSSQPPDDHSPLTRKEFIRFLLATTTKAELRCQGLNFTGADLSRLDLRYINFKMANLKGTNLTHANLSGANLERADLSMACLDGANLQGVKMLCTNAEGATLRSCNFEDPAGIKANLEGANLKGVDMEGSQMTGINLRVATLKNAKLKNCNLRGATLAGTDLENCDLSGCDLQEANLRGSNVKGAIFEEMLTPLHMSQSVR